The following coding sequences lie in one Candidatus Dependentiae bacterium genomic window:
- the recR gene encoding recombination protein RecR, which produces MQAQLPALQKLVRQLQRVPYLASKNVYKVVAHFLNSDMKSVEQLCQAILEAKQSVKPCVRCYNWSEDADLCTICLSPRRDEKVICVVETWHDLLAIEKSGEFKGLYHVLGGSLCPLEGVGPDQLRIGELLVRLTEGVSELIFATNPTPEGEATASYIASKIQSSPISISKLASGVPIGSSLEYMDRVTICKALLGRRPF; this is translated from the coding sequence ATGCAAGCACAATTGCCCGCACTTCAAAAACTTGTTCGACAGCTTCAGCGAGTTCCTTATCTTGCGTCAAAAAATGTTTATAAGGTGGTCGCTCATTTTCTGAACAGTGATATGAAAAGTGTCGAGCAATTGTGCCAAGCAATTCTTGAGGCAAAGCAATCAGTTAAGCCCTGTGTGCGGTGTTATAACTGGTCTGAAGATGCGGATTTATGCACCATTTGCTTATCACCACGACGTGACGAAAAAGTTATTTGTGTTGTTGAAACATGGCACGATTTATTAGCTATTGAAAAGTCTGGTGAGTTTAAGGGGCTTTATCATGTTCTTGGTGGTTCACTCTGTCCCCTTGAAGGGGTTGGGCCCGACCAGCTGCGTATTGGCGAGTTGCTTGTACGTTTGACTGAAGGTGTCAGCGAGTTGATTTTTGCAACCAATCCAACGCCTGAGGGCGAAGCAACCGCCAGTTATATTGCCTCAAAAATTCAAAGCTCTCCCATTTCCATATCTAAGCTTGCGAGCGGGGTTCCGATTGGCTCCAGCTTGGAGTACATGGATCGTGTTACTATCTGTAAAGCATTGTTAGGTAGAAGACCATTTTGA